Proteins encoded by one window of Tunturibacter psychrotolerans:
- a CDS encoding flagellar motor protein MotB: MSKKKHPEHVNHERWLVSYADFITLLFAFFVVLFASSQSDKKKQLKLSEAMQTAFTPLGTFDAHSKTPPLTDINTSAITNSIPSPIVRPLPSASTESLEETEARLRKLIDEQVAAGGIPPGGIAMRITPDGLVISLHEAGFFPSGSAEVRPASIPMISILATTLPAGPLRVEGHTDNVPIHTAQFASNWELSTARSTAIARLLLEHGPMDPANLAAAGYAEFHPVASNATEDGRTQNRRVDIILLRHPAGSQ, from the coding sequence ATGAGCAAGAAAAAACATCCCGAGCACGTCAATCACGAACGCTGGCTGGTCTCCTACGCAGACTTCATCACTCTGCTCTTCGCCTTCTTCGTCGTCTTGTTCGCGTCCAGCCAATCGGATAAGAAGAAGCAACTTAAGCTCTCTGAAGCCATGCAGACCGCATTCACTCCTCTCGGTACCTTCGACGCCCACTCGAAGACTCCGCCGCTCACCGATATTAATACCTCAGCTATCACCAACTCAATCCCCTCGCCGATCGTGCGCCCTCTGCCCTCCGCCAGCACGGAAAGCCTGGAGGAGACCGAAGCCCGCCTGCGCAAACTCATCGACGAGCAGGTCGCCGCCGGTGGCATCCCTCCCGGCGGCATCGCCATGCGCATCACTCCCGACGGTCTCGTCATCTCCCTTCACGAAGCCGGCTTCTTCCCCTCCGGCTCAGCCGAGGTTCGTCCAGCATCGATCCCCATGATCTCGATCCTCGCTACTACCTTGCCCGCAGGCCCTCTCCGCGTCGAAGGCCACACCGACAACGTACCCATCCACACCGCACAGTTCGCCAGCAACTGGGAGCTTTCCACCGCCCGATCCACCGCCATCGCGCGCCTGCTCCTGGAACACGGTCCAATGGACCCAGCCAATCTCGCCGCAGCAGGTTACGCGGAGTTTCATCCCGTCGCCAGCAACGCCACCGAGGACGGCCGCACCCAAAATCGCCGCGTCGACATTATCCTTTTGCGACACCCTGCAGGTTCTCAATAA
- a CDS encoding flagellar motor protein, with the protein MDFASIGGIALALIGILAGMMVEGGSIAQITQPTAAMIVIGGTVGAVMLQFPMNIFLAALKAALKVFLHKGSNGEATLAQIVTFANKARRSGIVSLDADLPSVSDPFLRQALMLAVDGTEPAEVRKIMQLELDNKSEIEEKIPAVFEAAGGYSPTVGIIGAVLGLIQVMKNLSNIDEVGRGIAVAFVATIYGVAMANLICLPAAGKLKFRHREEQMIKEMMLEGVISILEGMNPRMIETKLRTYLFESHPPKSGKATEARA; encoded by the coding sequence ATGGACTTCGCCAGCATCGGCGGCATCGCTCTCGCCCTCATCGGCATTCTCGCCGGCATGATGGTTGAAGGCGGCAGCATCGCCCAGATCACCCAGCCCACCGCGGCCATGATCGTCATCGGCGGCACCGTCGGCGCCGTCATGCTCCAATTCCCAATGAACATCTTCCTCGCCGCCCTCAAGGCCGCGCTGAAGGTGTTCCTCCACAAGGGCTCAAACGGCGAAGCGACCCTCGCCCAGATCGTCACCTTCGCCAACAAAGCCCGCCGAAGCGGCATCGTCTCCCTCGATGCAGATCTACCTTCCGTCTCTGATCCTTTCCTTCGTCAGGCTCTCATGCTCGCCGTCGACGGCACCGAACCCGCAGAGGTCCGCAAGATCATGCAACTCGAGCTCGACAACAAATCCGAGATAGAAGAAAAAATCCCCGCTGTCTTTGAAGCCGCCGGCGGCTACTCTCCTACGGTTGGCATCATCGGCGCGGTCCTCGGACTCATCCAAGTCATGAAGAACCTCTCCAACATCGACGAGGTAGGCCGTGGCATCGCCGTCGCCTTCGTCGCCACCATCTACGGCGTCGCCATGGCCAATCTGATCTGCCTCCCCGCCGCTGGCAAGCTCAAATTCCGTCACCGTGAAGAGCAGATGATCAAGGAGATGATGCTCGAAGGAGTCATCTCCATCCTCGAAGGCATGAATCCGCGAATGATCGAAACCAAGCTCCGCACCTATCTCTTCGAGTCGCACCCTCCGAAGTCTGGGAAAGCCACTGAGGCGAGAGCATGA
- a CDS encoding flagellar FlbD family protein, whose product MIQLTRLNGSPLAVNCDLIKYAEAAPDTVLTLITGEKLIVLEPCSEVSQLTLEFRAAILRKAWPEAAQALIAKSVHDADQIARNHDRKASQE is encoded by the coding sequence ATGATCCAACTGACACGCCTCAACGGTAGTCCTCTCGCCGTAAACTGCGACCTCATCAAATATGCAGAAGCCGCACCCGACACCGTCCTTACCTTAATTACCGGCGAAAAGCTCATCGTCCTCGAGCCGTGCAGCGAAGTCTCGCAACTCACTCTCGAGTTCCGAGCCGCAATTCTACGCAAGGCCTGGCCCGAGGCCGCACAGGCACTTATCGCAAAGTCCGTCCACGACGCCGACCAGATCGCTCGCAATCACGACCGTAAAGCTTCGCAGGAATAG
- a CDS encoding flagellin produces the protein MSLGVLTNVAAINAENSLNSTQNSLNTVLEQLSSGSRINSGADDAAGLSIVDGLAANQAALTQSAQNAQNGVGLLQTADGALSQVTSLLDRAVTLATEASNGGLTAAQATAADTEFQSIITQIGSIGSTTNFNSTGVFNQAAGTSFVLTDGTAAGLTTITSAATALTTTSIGGVTFAPAADTLTTTALAGTTLIDVTNAISGISAERGAIGANINQLNAASNVASTESVNLSAAQSSIQATNFGQATSDLAKFQVLDQTGISALAQANSTQQEILKLLQ, from the coding sequence ATGTCCTTAGGTGTTCTTACAAACGTTGCAGCGATTAACGCAGAAAACAGTCTCAACTCGACCCAGAACAGCCTAAATACTGTTCTCGAACAACTGTCTTCGGGTTCGCGCATCAACAGCGGCGCCGATGATGCCGCCGGTCTTTCGATCGTAGATGGTCTCGCGGCCAATCAGGCGGCGTTGACTCAGTCCGCGCAGAATGCACAGAATGGTGTTGGCTTGCTGCAGACCGCTGATGGCGCTCTGTCGCAGGTTACCAGCCTGCTGGACCGCGCGGTCACCCTGGCGACGGAGGCTTCGAACGGTGGATTGACGGCCGCTCAGGCGACTGCCGCCGATACTGAGTTTCAGAGCATCATTACCCAGATCGGCAGCATCGGCAGCACGACGAACTTCAACAGCACGGGCGTCTTCAACCAGGCAGCGGGAACGTCGTTCGTTCTTACCGATGGAACGGCTGCTGGACTCACAACGATCACGTCTGCTGCAACTGCACTTACTACCACGAGTATCGGTGGTGTGACCTTTGCTCCTGCCGCCGACACACTTACTACCACCGCCTTGGCTGGGACGACACTGATCGATGTCACCAACGCAATCTCCGGTATTTCGGCAGAGCGTGGTGCGATTGGTGCCAACATCAACCAACTGAATGCTGCCTCGAACGTGGCCAGCACGGAGAGCGTCAACCTGTCGGCTGCACAGAGCTCCATTCAGGCGACGAACTTTGGCCAGGCGACAAGCGACCTAGCGAAGTTTCAGGTGTTGGAC
- a CDS encoding RidA family protein, translating into MKNIIHDIGVASQIGKYSDAVEAPSTSRLLFLSGTPGLTSDGHLPESFEGQAEQAWRNILALLERAAMGPEHLVKISQYLIRPEDISRYPPIRAKWLGDHRPASMLVVIPALVRPDFLIEIEAFAVAPR; encoded by the coding sequence CGGAGTAGCGAGCCAGATTGGGAAATATAGCGATGCCGTGGAGGCTCCTTCTACGAGCCGGCTTCTGTTTCTTTCAGGCACGCCTGGTCTGACGAGCGATGGACATCTGCCAGAGAGCTTTGAGGGGCAGGCGGAGCAGGCCTGGAGAAATATCCTGGCGTTGCTTGAACGTGCCGCTATGGGACCTGAGCATTTGGTTAAGATATCTCAGTATCTGATTCGGCCCGAGGACATCTCTCGGTATCCGCCGATTCGTGCCAAGTGGCTGGGTGATCATCGACCGGCATCGATGCTGGTCGTTATTCCTGCGCTTGTGCGTCCGGATTTTCTCATTGAGATCGAAGCGTTTGCTGTAGCTCCAAGGTAG